CTGCTGCACGAGGTTGCGCGCGTCCTCGGTGTAGACGTTCGTCAGTCCGGTGAGCTCGATTCTTCCGATGCGGACTGGCATCTCAGAGCTCCATCCGGGTGACGAAGCCCGCGCTGGCGCTCAGCGTGTGCCGCACCCCGCGCACGCGGAGCACCTTGCCGGAGGCGAGCGACTCCACCGGGTGGCCCTTGGGAATGTCATTCAGCTGCACCGTGTCGCCCGGCTTCACGGCCGGGGCTCCCAGCACCTCGATGAAGCCGCGCACCGGGCGTGACGCCAGCGCCGTCATCCGCGCCTTCGCGTGGGTGGCCGCGTCGTCGCCGGTGCGCAGGGCGCCGTCGCGCACCTCGCGAGGCAGCGAGCCCGCGCTGCCGGCCTGCACGCTGCCGTTGCTCCCGAGCGCGGCCTTGCCGCTGACGGAGGCGAGGTCGGCCACGAGCCAGTGGCCCTTCTCCGTGCCCTGCGTGCTGGCGGCGCCCTCGCCCCACACCTCCACGCCGTCGAGGGCGGGGGGCGTCTCCCGCAGCTCGGCGCGCAGCACCTGCTTGCGGTAGACGAAGGTGTGGTCCGGGCCGCCGTCCGCGGGCGGGACGAAGTGCACCTGGCCCTTGCCGTCCGTGTAGACGTCGAAGCCGCACTGCTCGGCCAGTCGCTGGATGTGGCGGAGCGCGCGGGGACCGCGGTGCAGCACGTAGCTGGGAAAGGTGGGGCCGTCCTCGATGGTGCCCGCGGTGGCGCCGGCCTTCTGCACCAGCTCGCTGACGATGGAGCCGGCCGTGGTGCTCTCGTAGGCTCCGCACACGTCGAGCCGCGCGAGCTTCGCCAGGGCATCCGTGCCCACGACCGTGGCGGAGTCCGGTGTGGCCCGCGTCTCCAGCACGACGCCGGTGAAGACGGTGACGCTCCCATCCCCCGCGTCGAGGGAGACGGTGGTGGCGTCCCCTGGCAAGGGCAGCGCCGAGTCCGACGTCGCCAGCTCCAACGTGCAGCGCCCGCCAGCGCCGTCCATGGTCAGCTCGCTCACGATGGAGCGCACGGCGCCATTGCCCTGGCCGGCCTTGCTGGAGGCCTTGAAGGAGCCGATGGTCACCGAGTAGGCGATTCCAGCCATGGGCTCAGACCTCCAGCCCGTGACGGCGTGCCGTCTCGCGGAGGATGTCCACCAGCGCGTCTTCGAGCGTGCGCCGGTCCAGACCGCCCTGGCCATGGGCGGGGTCCACATGGACGTTGACGTTGAAGGTGTTGGCCACGGCCGCCCCGGTGCCAGCGGCCGGAGTGCCCGAGCTGGCCGGTGGCGTGGAGGCCCGCGCCACGGTGAGGGCCGAGTGGGTGACCTGGTGCGCCTGCTCCCAGACGGGCGTCATGCCCCGGGTGACCTGCTCGCCGAGCCGGAGGGTCGCCGCATCCCGCTGGGGCGCTGGTGCCTCCGGGCTCGAAGAGGAGGAGGGAAGGGAGCCAGCCGCCGGGGCCTCACTGGCGAAGGTGAGACGGGCTCTCGGGTGGGGCGTGCCCACGTCCCGGGGCTGGGCGGGCGGGCTCACCGGAGCGCTGACAGGGGACAGCGCCGCGCTGCGAGGAGGGGCGGGGGGAAGCAGTCGGACTCCACGGCGGGCCGGCTCGGGCGTACGGGTGGCGGGCGCCGCTGCTCCACGCTGCTCCACCGTGACTGCCGTAGGCACTGCTCCACGCTGCTCCGCCGTGACTGCTGTTGGCACTGCTCCCTGCTGCTGCGCCCTGGCTGACCCTGACGCTGCTTCCCGGTGCCCCTCGCTCCCCGCTACTGGCGCGGTTCCCCGCTGTGCCGCGGTGGTCGCGACGGGCACGGAGCCCATCTGCTCCATCGTGACTGCCGCGGGCGCCACACCCTGCTGCCCCGCCGTGGGAGCCCTGGGGACGCCCTCGCGGAGCGTCGACGGAGCGGAGGAGCCTTGCTCCCTCGTCTCGGCGTGTGGAGCGGGAGCCGGGGAGGGTGAAGCCTCCTGTCTGACGGCTGCGGGCTTGAGCAGCCGGACGATGCGCCGCGTGGCCTCGGGAGACTGTGTGCCCGGTGCGGGTGTCGCGGCCTCCAGGGCGGAGGCTCCAGGGGCCGTGCCCAGGGGGGGACTGTCGGCGCTGCCCGTCCTTGCTGCCGGGCCCGCCGGGGAGTCCTCGGACCGCGCGCGTGGGTTCCCAGGCGAGGTCTCGGGCACCCGGGCCTGTCCGAAGAGCGCGGAGGGAGAGGAGCGCGGCGAGGCAGCGCGAGGCGCGACGGAGGACTCCTCGTCCCCGGCCCTCCGGATGGGAGCCGGCGCGGTGGCCGGGCTGGGAGCGGTACCGTGCGCCTCTGCTCGCGGCACGGCGCCCT
Above is a genomic segment from Pyxidicoccus trucidator containing:
- a CDS encoding contractile injection system protein, VgrG/Pvc8 family, which encodes MAGIAYSVTIGSFKASSKAGQGNGAVRSIVSELTMDGAGGRCTLELATSDSALPLPGDATTVSLDAGDGSVTVFTGVVLETRATPDSATVVGTDALAKLARLDVCGAYESTTAGSIVSELVQKAGATAGTIEDGPTFPSYVLHRGPRALRHIQRLAEQCGFDVYTDGKGQVHFVPPADGGPDHTFVYRKQVLRAELRETPPALDGVEVWGEGAASTQGTEKGHWLVADLASVSGKAALGSNGSVQAGSAGSLPREVRDGALRTGDDAATHAKARMTALASRPVRGFIEVLGAPAVKPGDTVQLNDIPKGHPVESLASGKVLRVRGVRHTLSASAGFVTRMEL